ATCGGCACCAACGTCGTCCTGACGCTGATCGCCACCCCCCCTGTCGCCCGACGAGGCGGGCCACGCCCTCACGCGAGCCCGCAGGTCCTGTCGGTCGGGGGTGAGAGTCTCAACGAAGAGGCCCAAGGGCCCACGTTCCGGCCGGGGGACAACCAGGCAAAGGGAAGACCGGACGCGCGAACGTGAGTGAACCTCCTGCTGAGGCGCGTTATCGACAAACCGTTGGAAGATGGAACGAACACCGCGGTGAGTGCACCTGGCCGCTGGAAGTGGCGGCAGGCGGTGGTCGGACCCGTCGCATCCGCTCGGACGCATCCTCGGCGCCCACCCTGCGATCTCGCGTCGAACGACCGTGTTCGTCATGGCGATCACGATGCTCGTCCCCAGGTCCCGGGACATGCCGGAGACCCCGTCCCCATCCCGTGGGAAGGGATGGGGGCGGGGGGCTCGCGGTGTTCCTATTCGGCCGGGCAGAGACGGTCGGAGTCGGGCAGGGTCCCGTTCACGAGGAAGCCGAGGCCGTGATCGTTGGCGCAGGCATTGTTGGTGAAGTGGAAGACCCCGTGGCCTCCCTGGTCGGCGGTGATCAGTCGGGCCCTCGCGCCGAACTTGCGGCGCAGCTTCAGGGCGTTGTTCAGGGGAGTGGCGGGGTCACGGGCGTTCTGCAGCAGCATGATGTTGACGGGACCCGTGGCCGTCACCTGAGCCGGGAGTTCGACCGGCGGAACGGACCAGTGGGCGCACGGATAGATGTTGGCGGCGGCGGGCCCGAACAGCGGGAAGTCGATCCGATCCTCCTCCACGTCGGCCTGATAGGTCGCGACGTCGCGGGGCCAGGCCGAGTCCCCACAGGTGATCGCGAGTTGGGCCGAGACGTAGTTGTCGGCGGTGGTGGGCGTCGTCGGCGCGGGCACCTGACCGTTCGCCAAGGTCTGCCACAGGCGCGCGAACCCCGGGAAGGCGGAATCGCGGTAGAGCGCGCTGAACATGCGACGTCGGAAGACGATGCCGTTGACATCACCGAGCGGGCTCACGTCCAGGCGCCGGGCGAGGGTGAAGAAGTTCGCCCGGACCTGCTCGGGGGTGCTGCCGATACTGTAGGTGGCGTGGTTGGCCGCGGCGTGGCGAGCGAAGTCGGGGAAGCGGTCCTCCACCCCTTGACCGAAGCTGCGCCAGGCGTCGCGTCCCATGTAGGTGTCGCCGACGATGCTGTCCAGCAGGATCCTGTCGGTGCGTCCGGGGAACATCGACGCGTACGCCGCGCCGAGCGCCGACCCGTACGACACGCCGTAGTACGAGATCCGCGTCTCGCCGAGCGCCGCGCGGATCTGGTCCATGTCCCGGGCGGTGTTCGCCGTGGTGATGTGCGGCAGGAGGGGGGAGACCGCGGAGCCGGCGCACGTGTCGGCCATGGCATCCGCCACACCGGACTGGGTCACCACGTCCTGTGTGGTGAGCGCGTACGGCGCGACGGTGCTGTTGATGTTCTGCAATCCGCACCGCACCGGGGACGACCAGCCGACTCCCCGCGGGTCGAAGCCGATGATGTCGTAGGCCTCGAGCAGTGATCGAGGGGCTGGGCGGTTCTTGATGGTGATCGGTTGACCGAGACCCGAGTTGCCGGGACCGCCCGGGTTGACCAGCAGGACCCCACGACGCTTCGTCGGGTCGGCGCTCGCCAATCGGGAGATCTTGATGGTGACGGTTCCGCCGGCGGGATCGCGATAGTTCAGCGGCAGGGTGAGGTTCGCGCATTGCAGTTCGGTGCTGACCCCCGTGGGGCACGCGCCCCAGGTGAGTGTTGCGGCTTGGACCGGCCGGGCCGGAACGGCGGCGATGACGGACACCACCGATGTCGCCGCGACGGCGACGGCCACGGAGGAATGGACACGTCGTCCCATGCTCTCCCTTCCCTGATTCTCGCTGGTCGGGAGCGTCCTGTTCCACTCCCGATCAGCGCCAAGATCCCCTCACCCCCTGTTCGTTCACCAGACCACTTCCTGCTCGGTTCCTGCTCACCCCGCCACTCGGATCCGGACGTCCACCAGGGCCACACCTACAGCCTGTCGGACCAGCACCCCACCGCCCCTGGTCACCTGCCGGTCGTCCGGGCCCCCTTGGGACAGGAGACCCGCGACCGCCTCGACGATCGTCCGCCCCCACCTAGCCCGCACGGAGCAACCAGGGATGCACACGTTTCGTGGTCGCCTCGGCCGGTGGGGGGCCTTCCTGGAACTCTCCAGGCTCGGGAGATCGCCCTCCGGCAACAACTGCTCAAACCGGCGATCGAGGCCCCAGGCATCCATGCTGCACCGGTCGTCGGGAAATGCTCGCCCGCCCTCACCGTGCCCGGCCCATTTCCGCCAAGTGACAGCGGCTGACGGCCCTGTTGCTGCGCCATGATGGGCGACATGACCTCAGACCCGGACACCATCAAGTTGACCCATCACAGCAGCTCGGCGACCAGACCCATGCTGGATACGCTCTGCCTGGTCTACGCCGACGCCTACGAAGTCGAGCCGACCCAAGAAAAGACGGGCGCCTTCCGGGCCCGGACGGAGCGGGGCCTGGAGCGCGCAGGCTTCGAGTTGGTCATGGCGGCGGTCGGCGAGGAGTTGGTCGGGTTCGCTTTCGGTTATCCGATCCCAGAAGGCAACACGGCGTGGTGGCAGGGCCTGGATCCGGAGCCGCCGGAAGGCTTCACCGTCGAGACCGGGACTCGTACGTTCATCCTGGCCGAGATCGAGATCCGTCGTGCGTGGCAGGGCCGAGGCGTCGGTCGGCGGGTCCATGACGAGCTTCTCGCCGGCCGTCTCGAGGAGCGGGCGACCCTGGCCACGAACCCGGATGCGTCCAGGTCCCATGCGATCTACGAGGCGTGGGGATGGCGGAGGATCGGCCGGATCCCTGGCAAGCCCGGTGACTACTTCGGTGCCTACGAGTTGTTCCTACGTCCTTTGAGCAACGACGCGTCGCGGTAGGTGCGCAACGTCTCGTCCAGTTCGGCGACATCCTTGGTGCTGCCGTGGCGAGTGTTCATCTGGTCTCTCAGCTCAAGGATGCACTGGTCCACACGCCGTGATTTGTGGACGGCCGTCATCCGGACCACGCCGGACAGTATCTGGCACGCCTCCGAAATTTCGCCCTGTTGCATCAGAGCCTCGCTTTGGAAAGCCAAGGTGAAGGCGCGGTTGTGCAGATTGGTCGAGTCGATCAGCGTGAGCGCCTGGGCGTTGGCGGCGAGGGCGTCCTGCGGTCGCCCGCGAAGGAGTGAGCAGCCGCTCTTGGTGGCCCAGTAGAAGGACTCATCGTAGAAGTACCACCAGTTTCCGGCGGGTGCTGCGGTCGGGATGTCGGCCAGGGCAGCGCGTTCGGTGTCCAGTGCTTCGTCGCAGGCGTCCCACTCGCCATCGGCGGCGTAGGCGCGAGCGGCGACGTCGCTTGCGTAGGCCAATGCGCTGGGGCTTTGTGATCTACGTGCCCAGACCTCCGCAGCCACGGCATGGTCGATCCCGACGCGCGGCTTGCCCTGCCAAGTGGCCAGGTGGCTCATCGTGCAGAGGATATATGTCACCAATTCGACGTTCTGAGCATCGTGCGCGGCCGTACGCGCCTCGTCATAGTAATGCTGAGCGGCCTGGTAGTCCCCAATGTTGAACAGCAGCCAGCCGACCAGTTGGGTCAGTTCTGCATAGACTGATTGGGAACGCCTCAGGAGTTCGCCTGATGGTTTGGCCTGCAGAATGCCTTGAAACATGCGGCGCTGGGCCATGACGACTTGCAAGGCCGCGTGGGGGCCGAGTACGTCACCTTGACGGCGGGACGCTTGGACCATTCGCTCCGCGTGGGTGATAGCGGTTTCGTCCAACCGGTCGGGATCGGCCAGCACACCCGCCATGCGCTCGCGTTCACCAGGTGGCAGTCGATCGAAGAGGGGTGCCGCCGCAGCGACTGCGAAGGCGCCGCTGAGCCCGAACAACAACGTCCGTCGATCATGGTCAGGCATGAATCGTTCAGCCCACATCGTCAGTATCTGTGCTAGCTCGTTCATGTCGGTCTGCGCAACGCCTGGCAACCGGGCTGCATGGCTTGAAACGGTGAGCATCGTGCCGAGCGGCAGATCCGGCGACTGCAGCAGCCCAGCGAACGACGCGTCAGCGTCCTCATTCAGCCCTATCCCACCAAGCATCGCGATACGCGGTGATGGAACGGCGGCCCGCAACTGCTGTGCCTGGTCTCGCGCGCGGTGGTCGGCGTAGTCGGTGAGGAGATCGGCCACGCTGCACTGGTAGATCTCGGCCAGCCTACCGAGAACCACGAGTGAGGGCTGGTGGCCGGTTCCGCCGGGCCACTGCTCCCAGTAGGAGATGTTCTTGAGGGTGCGGGGCTCGTCGGGCCAGCGCTGGTTCCAGGCGTCGGCGACGTCCTATTGGCTCATGCCGTGGACCATGCGCATCGCGACTCGGGCGTTGACGCGGTAGCGGTCACGAAAGACGGTGGCGATTTCCGGCCAGGTCTTGCCCTCTGCGCGGAGTCGCGCGCTGAGTGTGGCCTGCTGCCGCCTGGTGCTCGTTGGTCGTTCGCGCATGCCTGCCGGCCTTCCTCAGGGGGAGTTGGCTATGCCGTCTGACCTCCTGCTTTAGCACAGTACCTCCCCTTCCTCGGCGAGGTCAGGGCACCGGCGGACACCTCCGCCGACAATTCCCACTCGGACCGGGAACGTCCGCCGGGAAGGTCACTGTCGGTCAGGGTGGAATGACCCAGGGCACGGCTGGGACGGTGTTGGGCACGCACCACGAACGCGCCGCCGGCCCTCGGGGGGTCGGCGGCACCCGACGCAGGGTCGGCGCTGTGGCGAGCCCCCGGCTCACCCGCTGGGGGGCTCCGAGAGCCCGGCTCCGGCGTCGGCGCTGCTCCATTCATCTTCCTTCATGCGGAAGGCTGCGACCGATGCCAAACCACGTCGATGACGCCAGCGGCTCCGGTCGTGTCGCCACCGACGCCCCTGCTCCCGGCGAGGACGAGGCCACGTCCTCGCCGGATCCGCCACCCGATCCGTTTCTCAAGGACGACTGCCTCGATACGACCAGGCCGAATCGGGCGAGGGTCTGGGACCACTGGTCGGGTGGAAAGGACACCTACCCGGTGGACCGCGACGCCGGCGACGCCTTCCTCGCGGCCTACCCCCAGATCGGCGATATCGCCAGGGTGTCGCGGGCGTTCCGTTGCCGCGTGGTGCGGTTCCTGGCCGCCGAGTGCGGGGTGCGGCAGTTCGTGGACATCGACCCCGGTCTTCCCTTGGGCGATCACACGCAGGAGGTCGCTCAGCGGGTGGAGCCGTCGTGCCGCACCGTGTACGCCGACGGCGACGCTCTGGTGATGGCGCATGCCCGAGCGCTGCTGACCAGCGACCCGGGTGGCGTCTGCGGCTACGTCCACGCCGACATCACCCGGCCCGACCTGATCCTCGCGGGCGCGGCCGAGCCGCTGGACCTGGACCAGCCCGTTGCGGTGCTGCTCATCAACGTTCTGGGCCACGTGCCCGACTTCGGCCAAGCCCTCGCGGCGATTCGGCATCTGACCAAAGCCCTCGCCCCAGGGAGTTTCCTGGCCGTCAGCGACCTGACCGACACCAGCCCCGAGCTCGTGGAGGCCACCGGCCGGCTCAACGAGCAGACGACCACCCCCTACACGCTGCGCAGCCCCGACCAGATCGCCGGCCTGCTCGAGGGCCTGGAACCGGTCGAGCCGGGGATGGTGACCACCTCGCGGTGGCGGCCAGAACCCGGCCCATGGGACCCGCCCGACCCGGTCGACGCCTGGTGCGGGCTCGGGCGTACGCACGGCGGAGCCGCCCACGATTCCTCGGCCATCTGAACGCCCTGCCACCCATCGTTTCAGGGCTTCGAACACCCCTGCCGAGCCCGTCGGACGACCGGCGCCAGGACGCCGCGCCTTGTTGGGAGTTGACCGTGCATATCAGGACGCCCCGTGCAGGCCATCGATCAGACCACGCGAGCGACCACTGCTCGACCGACCTGGTCCGGCGGTTCTCGGCCGGCGCCGAGCCGCCGGCGAGGCAGATGCCCCGTGCCCGTAGAGAGGGGGACCGCGAGTCCTCCCGGTCGAGGCGCTCGCCGCCGACTGCGGCCACGAGCGGCAGGCCGCCAGCAGCAGCGCGGCTGGGTCGACATGGCCGCGACCACAAGACCAGTTCACTGATCTTCGCGGGGGTTGGAGATGTCGCCCGAGCAGAAGGCCGCCCTGGCTGACCGGATGGATCACCTGTGGCGCGACTGGCTGGTGCTGTACGGCCCGGCACGTGATGAGTTCGTGGCGTTCTTCCACGCGGCCCGACCCCAGGAGTACACCGGGCCGATCGTGAGCGCCGCAGCGGACGTTCTCGAGGAACGCATGGCGGCCGTTCAGCGCGCCGCGTGGCGGCACCGGCCGACCCTGTCATCGACGATCACGCCGGGGCCCCGCCCAGCCTTGGGGGCGGATGGTGAGGTGCGGCGGGTGATCGGGCGCACAGACTCCCTGGCCTGCCTTGAACACCCGCGGGCGGACCCAGGGGCACCAGGGCCCTCCGGCCGGTGGGGAGCCGGAGGCACCCGTTCCGGTGCGAACGGGTGGTCGATGAGGTGACGCCCCGCCCGGGTGGCGGCGCCCTCGGCGGTCACGGTTCCTGAGCCGCGAGCGTGAGCGCACAACGCCGTCGCCCCAGTGCCGGCGGTTCCGGCACGTCTCCACGTGAAAGAGGGACTTCTCGCCTCGAAGACGAGGAGTCCGATTCGGCAGAACCCATGCATAGAGGACACGAACGATGACCGACATGCGAGCAATTCGGCTCGACCAGTTCGACGAGAGGTCGGTGCCCGACCTGACCCGCCCGCATTTCGTGGGAATCGGCGGGGTGGGCATGGCGCCGCTGGCGCTGGCGTGCATCCTGCAGGACTCGTGGGTCAGCGGCAGCGACGTGCGGCACTCTCCCACGACCAGGGCGCTGATCGACGGGGGAATTCCGGTCGGCATCGGGCACCGCGCGGGCAACCTGCCGCCGGACGCCACCTGCGTGGTCGTCTCCTCGGCCCTAGAGGACGACAACCCCGAGGTCACCGCCGCCCGGCTGCGGGGGCTCCCGGTCGTGCACCGGGCCCAGGTCCTCCACGCGGCGGCCTCCCGGAACGGGGGGTATGTCGCGGTGACCGGTACGCACGGCAAGTCGACGACCACGGCGATGCTCGCCGCGATGGCCGGCGAACAGGGCTCGTTCGTCATCGGCGCCCAGCCGGTCGGCGCACCCGTGGCTCAGGTCGCCTCCGAGCCGTTCACGGTCGAGGCCGACGAGTCCGACCGCAGCTTCCTGTTCCTGTCCCCGGACGTCGCGGTCATCAACAGCGTCAGCGACGACCACCCCGAGACCTACCCCACCCTCGATGACGCCATCGCCGCGCACGCCGAGTTCGCCCGGCAGACCCGCACGCCGGCGCCGACGACCCCGGCGTGAACACGCTGCTGCAACGGCTGCGGACGCTTCCCGGCGGCCCCCACGTGGTCACTTACGGCACCGGGCACGCCGACGTGCAGATCGTGGACGTGCAGGAGACGGAGTCCTACTCGCGGGCGCTGGTGCGCTTCCCCGAGCTGGGCGAGATGGTGGTGCGAGTGCCGGTCCCCGGCCGCCACATGCTCCTCAACGGCATCGCCGCACTCACGGCGCGCAGCGTCGTGCTGGACCACGACCTCGGTGAGGCCATCGCCGCCCTGCGCGCCTTCCGCGGAGTCCACCGCCGCCTGACCCGCCGCCCGCTCGGGGACGTCACGGTGATCGACAGCTTCGCCCACCACCCCCGCGAAGTGGGAGCCGACCTGAAGGCCGCCCGCCTGTCGACCACGCCGAGCGGGCGGGTACTGGTGTGCTTCGAGCCGACCGGGCACCTGCGCCTGCACGAGTTCATCAGCGACCTCGCCGACGCCCTCGTCGACCACACCGCCCAGGTGATCGTCCTACCGACGCACAGCCACCACGGGCAGCCGGTCGAAGCGAGCGACGGCTCCCACCTCGCCGACGTGATCACCGCGCTGGGCGGATGGGGACGCCACACCGACGACCCCGAGACCGCCGCCCGCCATCTGGCCGACGCAGCCCGGCCGGGCGATGTGCTGGTGACCATGGGGTGCGGCGACGTGAACCGGGTCGGGGACCACCTCACCCGGTTCTTGGACGACCGCATCCCGTCCGCCTGATCACGCGGCGGCACCGCCGCCCCTGTTCGCGGAGGGTCGTTCGTGGCGTTCGTCGGTGAGCGCGCGGACGGGCACCTGTACGCCGCCGACACAGTGAGATTCGGTGCCGCCGCCGTGCTGACCTCTCGCCCCACAGGGGTTGCCGGCGTCCTGGCCGCCGACGCCCGCCCCGGCCTGCTGGTGACCGTGGGCGGCGCGCTCGCCGAGATCACCGCCCAGGCCGACCCCGACCTGGGTCGAGACGACATCCGCAGATGGGGGGGCCATAGCCTGTGGTCGAGTCGACGGGCATCTCCGACCTGCGCAACAGCCGGGTGAGGATAGGGCTCGGGTGCGAAGTCCGCTCCTCGGCGGGCGGAGCGTGCCCGTCACGCTGGGGCGTCGTCGGCCGTGGCCCTGCCTGCGTCGTTTCCCTCAGCGGGCTTCGGGTCGAGGAGGCAGGGGAACCGCTCGTGCAGGTCGAGGGTGGTGGAGCCGCGGTCGGTCCAGTCCGTGGCGATCACATCCAGTTCGACCTGGTGTCGCCGGTCGGGCTGGCGGTGAAGCAGCACCGTCTGGGCCGCCAGCGAGTAGAGCATGTCGTCGGCTTCGGTCAGGTCGGTGATTCGGGGCGGGTGCAGGTGGTCGGCGGGGCCGGGGATGCGGGCCAGCGTCAGCAGAGCCACATTGGTTTGCCGGGTCAAGCGAAGCATGTCCAGGTACATCGCCTCGCGGCGTTCCCTGAGTGCCTCCGACATCTCCGGCCCCCAGTCCTCCTCGAGGAACCCCGCCTCGTGCAAGACGTCCTCATCGCCGTCGAGGAGGTCGGGGCCGTTGGGGCGCATGGCACCGACATGGTCGATGACGACCAGGTCGAAGCGGTCGTGCTGGACATCGCGCCGCAGTTCCTCCTGACCGTAGCCGAGGCCGCGTCGTCGCACGATGATCGGCGCGAGCAGCCTGTGAGCGTCCGCCAAGCGGTGGCTTTGCTCAGCCGTCATGGTGGCGGCCCCCTGCCCGCCCGCACGGACGCGCTCGAGAGGGATCCGTGTGTGCGCGGCGACCATTCGTGCTCGTATCTCCGCCTCTGAGTGCCGCAGCGACAGGATCAGCGCGCTCTCCGTTGACGCAGGCGTGACGGGCGGCGTCGAGACCGATCGTGGTGAGTCCGCAATCGGGTCGCCCGGCGACCAAGGTGATGCCCTCACGTCGCCAACCGCGGAACGGCAACGCGGCCTGCACCGACGGGTACGGGGCGGGCACCGGCCGGTCGGCGCCGAAAGGTTCCGAGCGCGGGCCGGCGCGCTCCTCGTGCGGCTGTCGGGGGGACCCGGTGCGGACGGGCATGGTTGACCTCCCGAGGTGGGGTTCACTTCACGATGGCAGACGAGGCCGACAGAAGAGCGAGCGCGAGAAAGGAAGGCAGCGGCCACGAGCGATGACGCACCGAAGGGTTCTTCACCGGATGGGTGGCCGGGGATACCGTCCTACGCGAGCTCGGCCCAGTCGCCCACTGCGGGTGCGCGGCGGTCCATCGCCGGCCCGCACAGACCCCGCGTTGTCCTCACACGGTCGGGGCGACGTGACCCGCCGGAGCGCGCGGCTGACATGGCGCGGCACGAACGGTCACGTCGCGTCGCGGCACTGGTCGGGGTGGCGGCGGTGCCGGTTCGCGGCTTCTGTGGCCGAGTCACGCCGTTCGGCGGCGGAGAACCGGCCGCAGGAGCAGTGCGCCCATGATGAGCCGTCGTAGATGCGTGAACCGCTCCCGTTGCGGGAGTGGCCGCGTGGCTCGGTGGTGTAGGTCAGGTGGTGGGCCTGCGGAGCCAGATCTAGGAGGATGGCATCGGCGAGCGGCCTGCTCGGCTCCCCAGCCGCCTTCGAGCACCAACCGAACGCCGCTGTCGGCGGAGCAGGCGTGCAGGCCTGCGCGACCGAGTTGGATGTGCGCTCCGGGAACCCGCGTATCGGCGGTGCCGTCGGACCGGGGGAGGGGCGTGCGGGACTTGCGACTGGGGGAGCGGACGGCGACACGCCACGGCTGCGGGTCGACGGCGTCTACGGCGAGGGTGCCGCGTTCGAGGTGAGCTCGGTAGGTGCGCTGACCGGCGGCCAGGGCGGTACGGACCGCGGTCAGAACCTCGGTCTCGACGACGCCTGACAGCGAAGGGCCTCGATGGCCGCGCCGTTGCCCGGTGGTGACGTTGGCGTGAGGGGTGACGTCGTTCACGGTGAGGACTCCAGCGGGTCCGGGGACGGGCGGCTTGTCAGCCTCGGAACCGGGTCAGGGCTCGGTGAGGTCGGCGTCGGCCTCGCCGATCCCCTCCAGGAGCCGGCGGGGGCCCGAGCCGAGCCTGCCGAGTGCGTCGTCCGGGTTCGCCAGCAGGCAGCGGTCGATCGACAGGCAGCCGCAGCCGACGCAGTCGGTGAACCGGTCGCGCAATTGCTCCAACTGGCGGATGCGCGCGTCCAGGCGGGCGCGCCAGCGCATCGACATGCGCTCCCAGTCCTGTCGGGTGGGGTTGCGGGACTCCGGCAGCTCGGCGAGGGCGGTGCCGACCTCGGCCAGCGGGATCCCGACCCGCTGGGCGATGCGGATCAGGGCGACCCGGCGCAGCGTGTCCCGGCGGTAACGGCGCTGATTTCCCTCCGTCCGGCGACTGACGATGAGCCCCTGTCGTTCGTAGAAATGCAGGGCCGACACCGATACGCCGCTGCGCGCGGAAAGCTCCCCGACGCTCAGTTCCGCCGGCACGTTCATGGTCCTCCGCTCTCTCGGGTTCGGGACTTTGACAACGGCTCGAATTCCAGTGTCGAGGATGCCGCCTACGTCGGACCGCCCCCGCTGAACGGGCGAGGCCTTCGATCACGAGGGCACGGGCAGAGGATCCGCCCGCTCGGGCGGAAGTCAGGCGATCGCCGAGTCGGGCGTGGGAATGGCGCCGAGATCCTCGGCCGGCTGCCGTTCGATCCTCATCCGAAACGTGCCCGTGCGCCCGGGTACTCATCGCGGGCCTCGACCTCCACACCCCGAGCCGGCCACTCGAGAGTCGAGGCCACTGATCCTCAACCCTCTGGAGGCTCGGCGAAACCGATGAGGGCGGCGTCGAAGCGGAGGGTCACCCGAGACACGGCACAATGCCTTCTCGGGGCCCAGGTCAGGTCGATGGAGGATGCGCGCGCGTGGTCGCGTCCAGATCCGCCGGGGGAGAGCCGCCACCACCGTCGGGATCGGTGATGCTTCGTTCCGGCGACCAGGTCCCAAGGAGCCGCCGACCGGAGCATCCCGCCCCGCCTCCGGAGGTTTGACCGGGCCCGCCGCGTCGCCGTCGTGAGCCGACGGCGCCGTCAACTCGGCTTCCCGCCGTGTTAGTGGCCAGTTTAAGGTCCCCACTGGCGGCCAGTTAGCGGAGAGCTATCTGGCCACCATCGTCACGCTGTGTTGAGACGTGCAGTCCTTCACGGCCGGTTGCTCGGGGCTGTGCCGTCCGGGGAGGGTGGGAGCCACCGTCGGACCATGTGCCATGGTGGTGGTCCGCCCACCAGTGATTCGAGCGGCTTGCTCTTGCGGTCCAGGGACCGCCTCGCCGCGTTGACGAACGTCAGGTACGACTGCGACATCAGCGCATGAACTCTTTCGTACTGCGCGTGATCCGGCGGACCTGCTCCGAGGATGATCATCTTCTGGATGGCCTCGTTCATCGGTTCGACCGCGGCGCTCACCTCGCGTGGCGCGACGAGGCTCACCGTCACGAGGGCGGCATTGTAGGCCTCCCAGTCCGCAGTGTCGGCCCGGCTCACGTTGTAGGCCTCGCGCAACTCGATCTCCAACCGGACGAACTCTTTCAGGAACTGTGCGAAGGCCTCCGCCTTGGCGTCCCGTATCCACTTCCTGTCCTCACTCCGCCGTCCCAAGAACCCGCCGACGACGATCCCGAGGATCGTGGCCACCGCGCCGACACCGGTCGTCGCCAGAGCGGCCCACGCACCGGTCATCTTCCACACCCTCCAGCGCCGCATTCCGCCGAACCGGAAGCGGGCCAAGTCAATGCCGGCCACGGCCGAGATCAACTCTGTCCCACAAGTACGTTCGGTCTCAAGAGCCAAACCAACCGTGAACACACAGAGTGATGACCTAACTGGCCGTCCGTGGGGAATCTGAAGTGGCCGCTGTCACCGCCGCCGTCGGCGAGATCGAAGCAGGCGGGCCCGACCTTCGTCCTGGACGACGTTCGGCCCGGCTCGACGAGCAGGGCCTTGGGGGTGCATGGGGCACCGAGCCGACCCGTTGGACATCTCAGTGGCTTGGCGTCAAGAGGAAGTCACCTCGATGTGATGCGGCCGGGGACCGCCTCGGGGGTCGCCCAGGTCCGCTGGACACCTGCTGGCGGGGGAGTTGCGGGTGCTGCCCGATGGCGGTTTGTAGCCGGTTCTCCACGATTGCCAGCGGCCGTCTGGAAGGGTTGTGATGTGGTCTTGAAAGTGTTGTGTGGTGGTCGTTGTTTGTGCTGGTGGGTGGCCGGGCGGGCGCTGGTCGACGGCCAGGGGGTGCTGGTGGACGGTCACGGGGTGCTGGTAGACGGTCAGCGAAAGTGCAAGGCGTGCCATCAGCTCAGCAGGTGAAGGCGGGCGGCGATGTTCTTGAGGAACCAGGCCGAGAACTCGTCGGAGGAGTCGAGGTCCGTGCGGGCCATGGATGACCAGCGGTCGCTGCGGAGGATCGTGAGATAGCGGTCCAGTAGTCGGGCCTGGTGGGCCGGCGGCAGGTTGGGGAGATCGGGATCCCCTTTGAGGAGACGGTCGGCGATGTAGGCCGCCGTGATGTAGCGGTTCCGGTTCGGTTGCTGGTGGGCCAGATGGGCGACGTGGGCCTCCAGGACGCGGCGGATGGCGTGGTAGCCGTTCCAGGTCATGCCCATGCCGCTGTTGGCGGCCATCACCTGCAAGAGGCGGCCGGTGTGGTCGATCAGTTCGTCGTCGGGGCTGGATGCGGTGATCGCTTCGTGGACGTCGGCGGCTCGGGCGACGGCACCGACGTAGTAGCCGTTGAGGAAGTCGCCATCGAGGGCCTGGCGCAGCAGCCAGGGCCGAGCCTGACGGCCGCCGACCTGGCAGAGGGCTTCGACGACGTAGACGCGGCCCCAGCCGGCGGTTCGGTTTGCGAGCCACAGGAGTGCCTCGCCGCCTCCGCGACGGCGTTTCAACGCATCCGCCGCAAGGGGTCCGAAGGTGTCCGACAGCAATCCGATGTGCTGGATCAGTTCGAGGTCCTGCTCGTCGCAGTCGGCGGCGAGCAGGGCGAGGCCGATGATGGTCGAGCATTGGTCGGGGCTGTGGCGGACCAGCCAGCGGCCTGTCTCCTGGGCGCGTTCACGGCCGGCGCGCAGAGCCGCGGCGGTGATGTGGTCGTTGCGGTGAATGGGGACGTCCACGTCGTGGAAGGCCGAGGTCAGCTCCTGCGGTGTGGCGTCGGGCCGGGCGAAGAACGCATCCAGGATGGCGGCCGCCGCGACTCCTTGCCGTCGTCGGTCGCGGGACCCTTTGACCCGTCGGTGATGCATGTGGTCGTCCGGGTAGGGCTTGCCGTCGTTCGGAAGAGGCGTCTCGGGGTTCAGCCGGTGGAGCCGTACGCAGTGGTCGTACAAGCTCATCTGGTTTCCGAGGGGCCCGGGCTCGGTCGTCTTGCTCACAGGCGGAC
The DNA window shown above is from Thermomonospora umbrina and carries:
- a CDS encoding alpha/beta hydrolase; the encoded protein is MGRRVHSSVAVAVAATSVVSVIAAVPARPVQAATLTWGACPTGVSTELQCANLTLPLNYRDPAGGTVTIKISRLASADPTKRRGVLLVNPGGPGNSGLGQPITIKNRPAPRSLLEAYDIIGFDPRGVGWSSPVRCGLQNINSTVAPYALTTQDVVTQSGVADAMADTCAGSAVSPLLPHITTANTARDMDQIRAALGETRISYYGVSYGSALGAAYASMFPGRTDRILLDSIVGDTYMGRDAWRSFGQGVEDRFPDFARHAAANHATYSIGSTPEQVRANFFTLARRLDVSPLGDVNGIVFRRRMFSALYRDSAFPGFARLWQTLANGQVPAPTTPTTADNYVSAQLAITCGDSAWPRDVATYQADVEEDRIDFPLFGPAAANIYPCAHWSVPPVELPAQVTATGPVNIMLLQNARDPATPLNNALKLRRKFGARARLITADQGGHGVFHFTNNACANDHGLGFLVNGTLPDSDRLCPAE
- a CDS encoding GNAT family N-acetyltransferase gives rise to the protein MTSDPDTIKLTHHSSSATRPMLDTLCLVYADAYEVEPTQEKTGAFRARTERGLERAGFELVMAAVGEELVGFAFGYPIPEGNTAWWQGLDPEPPEGFTVETGTRTFILAEIEIRRAWQGRGVGRRVHDELLAGRLEERATLATNPDASRSHAIYEAWGWRRIGRIPGKPGDYFGAYELFLRPLSNDASR
- a CDS encoding SAM-dependent methyltransferase gives rise to the protein MPNHVDDASGSGRVATDAPAPGEDEATSSPDPPPDPFLKDDCLDTTRPNRARVWDHWSGGKDTYPVDRDAGDAFLAAYPQIGDIARVSRAFRCRVVRFLAAECGVRQFVDIDPGLPLGDHTQEVAQRVEPSCRTVYADGDALVMAHARALLTSDPGGVCGYVHADITRPDLILAGAAEPLDLDQPVAVLLINVLGHVPDFGQALAAIRHLTKALAPGSFLAVSDLTDTSPELVEATGRLNEQTTTPYTLRSPDQIAGLLEGLEPVEPGMVTTSRWRPEPGPWDPPDPVDAWCGLGRTHGGAAHDSSAI
- a CDS encoding Mur ligase domain-containing protein; its protein translation is MTDMRAIRLDQFDERSVPDLTRPHFVGIGGVGMAPLALACILQDSWVSGSDVRHSPTTRALIDGGIPVGIGHRAGNLPPDATCVVVSSALEDDNPEVTAARLRGLPVVHRAQVLHAAASRNGGYVAVTGTHGKSTTTAMLAAMAGEQGSFVIGAQPVGAPVAQVASEPFTVEADESDRSFLFLSPDVAVINSVSDDHPETYPTLDDAIAAHAEFARQTRTPAPTTPA
- a CDS encoding glutamate ligase domain-containing protein; this encodes MNTLLQRLRTLPGGPHVVTYGTGHADVQIVDVQETESYSRALVRFPELGEMVVRVPVPGRHMLLNGIAALTARSVVLDHDLGEAIAALRAFRGVHRRLTRRPLGDVTVIDSFAHHPREVGADLKAARLSTTPSGRVLVCFEPTGHLRLHEFISDLADALVDHTAQVIVLPTHSHHGQPVEASDGSHLADVITALGGWGRHTDDPETAARHLADAARPGDVLVTMGCGDVNRVGDHLTRFLDDRIPSA
- the soxR gene encoding redox-sensitive transcriptional activator SoxR, whose product is MNVPAELSVGELSARSGVSVSALHFYERQGLIVSRRTEGNQRRYRRDTLRRVALIRIAQRVGIPLAEVGTALAELPESRNPTRQDWERMSMRWRARLDARIRQLEQLRDRFTDCVGCGCLSIDRCLLANPDDALGRLGSGPRRLLEGIGEADADLTEP